A genomic segment from Sciurus carolinensis chromosome 1, mSciCar1.2, whole genome shotgun sequence encodes:
- the Nppa gene encoding natriuretic peptides A → MKAKKGKPERREKTQQAPDRSFSTASMGSFSTITVGLLLFLMFQLPGQTGANPVYSALSNADLVEFKNLLDHLEEKMPLEDEVVPPQVLSEQNDEPGAALSPLPDVPSWTGEVNSAQREGAALGRGPWDSSDRSALLKSKLRALLAAPRSLRRSSCFGGRMDRIGAQSGLGCNSFRYRR, encoded by the exons ATGAAGGCCAAGAAAGGGAagccagagaggagagagaagacgcAGCAAGCTCCCGATCGCTCCTTTTCCACGGCCAGCATGGGCTCCTTCTCCACCATCACCGTgggcctcctcctcttcctgatgTTCCAGCTTCCAGGCCAAACGGGAGCTAACCCTGTGTACAGTGCCTTGTCCAACGCGGACCTGGTGGAGTTCAAG AATTTGCTAGACCACTTGGAGGAGAAGATGCCTTTAGAAGATGAGGTTGTGCCCCCGCAAGTCCTGAGCGAGCAGAACGATGAACCAGGGGCAGCTCTCAGCCCCCTCCCCGATGTGCCTTCCTGGACCGGGGAGGTCAACTCAGCCCAGAGAGAGGGGGCTGCCCTGGGCCGGGGCCCCTGGGACTCCTCTGATCGATCTGCCCTCTTGAAAAGCAAGCTGAGGGCCCTGCTGGCCGCCCCGCGGAGCCTGCGGAGGTCCAGCTGCTTTGGGGGCAGGATGGACAGGATTGGAGCCCAGAGTGGACTGGGCTGCAACAGCTTCCGG tACCGAAGATAA